In the genome of Nakaseomyces glabratus chromosome K, complete sequence, the window GTTCTGTAACCGACGAGTGCACTGAATttaacagaagaaaaaatacaacagaaaagaaaaccaaaTCTGTACCTTTAATTGAACCCATATGCGTAGAAACAACATTAAAACTTCCAAATCACATGGACTTTGATAGAACAACTGCAAAAAACCTACCCCCATATGGTATTGAAAGTTTTGTCTCAGGTAATGCTGATGATGATTGGTACAGCTCAAGACAAAGCAGTgtttttggattttttaAGTCTCAAAAGAGCTCCAACTCGGTTAATTCATCACCAAGCAAAACAATGCACAAAAGTAGGACCAAAATATTCACAGAAGGAGGAATTACCGTGAATACCAAGACCAGACACCATGAATCACATAGAGGCTTATACCTTGACAGCTCCTATTTCAGAAATATCAACTCAAAGCACAAGCTGGAGATTATgctaagaataaaaaagacAGACGAAAATGATCCCACAGTTGCAAAGAACTTTGAAATCGTTATCGATACACCAATTTATGTGGTCTCCGAACATTGTAGTAACGGTAACACCGAGTTACCCACTTATAATATGGCTTTATCAGATTCAACTAAAGTAATGTTGGCTTCAAATAACGTTCCACCACCCacatttgaagaagcaacCTCTTCTTACTCATCACCTTTTGCAAGCCCAAGTGCATCTCCAAGAATAGCTGCCATTGCTGGACACTATGGCGGTTCTTATCCTGATTATAGTCCACTTGATATGTCAAGGTCTGGCTCTATCAGTGTAAGATCAGATCTGTCGGTCGATACAGATTTACCGAACGTGGACCATCTGATGGCATCGCTGCCACCAGTCAGTACCAATAACATGATAGATAGTGTACGGTCTACATATAATAACCTAGACGGTCTACTATCATCACATTCATCACTTGCCAATAAAAGAGAAACTTCTAACAGATCAGGTGTTGATGGTTTTGATACTACTTCAAATAATGGTAGTGATATGAACAAACCTAGGAATTTCCCAATCATAACTGTATCAGCTGCAGATGAGCTATTCAAAAAAGATTACAGCATAATGACCACAAATGGCAGCGGTGACTATCCTGAACCTCCGAAATATGAAACGGTTGTCGGGGGATGTGACACACAGTCAAATCACTAATGGACTGACTTGAATTTCTCGAGTCATACCCTCAAAACATATTTAATGCCTAGGGGTATTTGCATTTTAACGAAATGTTATGAcataatttcattatatgttttttttattttttttatcgtatatgtttttttattaatggttaagttatatataaagtatatttcaatatcaatgGTTTAAAAAAACCATATGTCGTCAATTCAGCGCAATAGTTTAATTCAACATCTATTGTTCAACTTCGACCAAAATTTGCTGCAGTCAGTCGATCGTTGGGATTTATTAATTacagtgaaaaaaaaagtaaacaATGGGCACgaaagttgaaaaaaaggTTACAAATGTGCGATGCCCTTTAATCCCAtaagtaatatataattagtATATCTATTAATGCAGTTACTATCTCTACCATAATACTTCTTCATTGGTGATTCTGGCTTGTAGTTAAGTATTTCAGTTTCAACAGTTATTTGAAGCTCACAGATCAATGTCGAGAGCCTCGAATGATGTTGGACCCAAACTTCGGGAAGAGAAGCACTTTAACGATTTTTATCCAGACCTTGATGCTAATGACCTAATCCCAATACTCGTCAGCCAAGAAACAGATCAATCACAGAGTGTGGATTCTCAGGATGAGATAATACGCAAGCAACACTACAAGCAATTGATATTCAATGGTTCAATTACCGTGGAACCAATAACAATTACGAAACAAGCCACAGATGTTCAACAGATACCGTACCCTGTGAATGACTTTGCAACTTTTATAGATGCCAAAAGatattcaaagaaatctgTTGGGAATACACTAATTAGTAAATTTTATTCACAAGACCATATTCAAGGTAAGACCAAGAGGCGGCAGCAGAGAATAATTAATGCACATGACAGTGATAAGATATATAAGGACAAATTTATGACTCACAGTAACCAAATTAAGAGAGATAAAGCAATACAATCACACTTTGAGGCCCTATCACCAAACTTGTCTGGGTTTATTCCTCAATATGATATGGACGAACAGGATGCACTATATCTAGAGTTTCTCAATCAATCACTGGGGGAAAAATACATAACAGCGGAGGTTTTTGAGATAATAATAACCATACTTGAACTAGAATGGTACCATTTGGATAAGCATATCCCACCAAAAATCACAGATACAAATGATAGTCAATTGAACTCGATACAACACCATGCAAACAAAGTTAGATATGAATTATACGGTTCAGATGATGGTACCGGTCTAACATCTGATCAAGCATGTGCTGTTTGTGATGGAACTGTCAGCACAACAACTAATATGATTGTCTTTTGTGATGGATGCGACATAGCCGTACACCAAGAATGCTATGGTATCGTCTTTATTCCCGAAGGCCAGTGGTTATGCAGGCGGTGCTTTATTTCAAGAAACAAACAAGTAAACTGTGTGACATGCCCAAGTACTACTGGTGCATTTAAACAAACTCATACAGGCTCATGGGCCCATGTTCTCTGTGCATTATGGATTCCAGAATTGGTATTCGCGAATCTTCATTATATGGAGCCTATTGAAGGtgttgaaaatattaataaatcGAGATGGAAACTTGTTTGTTATATATGCAAACTCAGAGTAGGGGCTTGCATTCAATGCTCAAATAAGAACTGTTTTGCTGCATACCATGTTACGTGTGCCAAAAGAGCGGGCCTCTGTTTGGATACACATGATACAAGTATTGCTGAAATGGCTTCAAAACATTATCAAATGCATCACCATGTTACATCTTACTGCGACAAGCATTCTCCTCCAGGCTGGCCTTCCTGTGCCGAAGGGATTATGAAAACACGCAGATACTTTGCTAATAGAGATGCAATCTCGGAGGTTTCTAAAGAGAAGCAACTGATTACAAAGGGAGTTAATTCAGAAGACAAGAACTCTGCTCACTGGAAGACCAATAAAGGCACGCCTATTGCACCGATGTACTTTACTcatattattcaaaaagtGTTGGTTATGTTTGACATTTCTAATGAGATACCTTTGAGTATATTATTATGTAAATATTGGGCAATGAAAAGAGAGTTGAGAAAAGGAGCTCCATTAGTACGTGTTCATACCAATCTTTCCTATAACTCCCAAAATGAGAGTTATCTAAATGATCGAATTCAGTTTATCGACTCTCTTTTAGGTGATTTACAATCATTGGGCAATATTTCGAGATTAATAAAGGAAAGGGTGAATGCTACGAAGTCATTCAGAGCAACTAATAAAAAGATCAATGAAGTATTTACCAGCCCCAAGGAATATTTCTTCAGGAGGAATGTACTTTCGAAATTTCTGCATTTTAATGCCTTTACATCACTTCTAGCATTATTGGACAAACATACTATAGTAGATCATTCTGTAAACGCTTTAAGAAATTCGACCTCAGCAACATTCATTGAAAATGTCGAAGCTTTTGTGAATTTTGCTTCAACTAAATTGGATGAAACCAGACTCACTTCTGATTATATCCATagaatttcaaattatGCAAAAGAGTTGTCAGCCCAGTTTGATAAGGTCGATTATGAAAGAGAAATTAATATGGATTTCGAAGTGAATAAGGAACATGATAAACTTTCGGTCTCCGAAAGACTATGGAAAGGTCCCATCTTGCAGCAAGAAGAAGGTTTATCCGATGTAGAGGAGTTAACCCCATCAGAGTCGCGCATTGTAAACAATTTGCCGattgaaaaagagaaacCTACAAAGgtcaaaagaagaaaaaagtgGAAGAAATCCTACTAATATAGCAAAGATAATATACCATTTCAGTATCTCTCCAAATTACTTTATTGGTAAATTCTTTCGTATACACACATAGTTATGCGCATCTTAAATATCTATAAACCAGTTGGTGATTTGAActaatttcaaatttttgattgGATGTAATATATCTCAGACAAAAAGTAAAGCATCGTTTCCCCTACTTGGAAACTAATATATAACCTTCTTTTAATAATGTCTATGTTAGTTAAACGACTTGAATTATAAAATGACGTATTCAGTACTTTTCAGGGcttaaacaaaaaaaaaggtgaCAATAAcaagcgatgagctgaaaTAACGAAGAAACGCAGAATCAGTTTagtaaaataaacaaaatcaaGCATACCATTGTCAATCCGATCTCCGTCGATCATATTACCGAACAATACATAAAGAAACAACATATTGTTGTTAAGTTTTGATCTTGTTATTACAGACAGAATTTGAAAGGTCGATTTAGGGAGCCAACGCTGAGGGATTTATCAGGATGTTTAAGAAGGGCAAACTAAAAGGTGTTTCGAACCCATTCAAGAGTTCAAAAAGTACAGAATCAAACAAGGATGACAGTGCTAAAGCTCCCAAACCGAAGAATATAGGCCCAGGCAATCCAATGCTCGCTCCGACATCAACTATGAAGAAGTTTACAAGCTCCAATCCTCTGAATAGGTTATTTACAACTGAAGTTGTCGCAAGATATGGATTTAACGGCAAAGTTGTTAAAGTTGCTTACGACCAAACTCAAAGTTTGATGGCTCTTGCGACTGATATGGGTGAAATTCATGTGTGTGGTAGACAGCAGGTTGAGGTAGTCTTTAGTCCTCCGGAGAGAATAACAGAAAAGATTTCCATTAAAGAGATGGCGTTTGTTAAAGGTATTTATCTTGTTATTATCGACTCTAAAGACACTCTCGTTGTTATCTCACTGCATAACAAAAAGATCTTAGCTTCGACCTATCTACCCGTCAAGGTCAGCTGTATGGAAACCGATCCAACATTAGATTGGGTTGTAATAGGTTTAGAGAGCGGTGGAATTATGATATATGATGTAGATAGAGATCAGATGTCTGATATTCGAATTGAGAACTTGCAAAAAGGTAAATTCTTCCCTAGAGAAAAATTGTCTCGTGTAGTTTCCATACAATGGAACCCAAGAGATATTGGCACTTTATTAATTTCCTATGAGTTAGTTACTGTCATTTACTCATTTTTAGAAGATGACGTCAAGCAGAGTTTTATTTATGAACTAGAAGAGTATGCTCCAGGGGGGAATCTCTCTATGGATTATACCAAGAGAAGGAGGCCAAAGGTTATACAATCTTTGTATCATCCTAACTCCTTACATATCCTAACAGTTCATGAAGATAATTCAATGGTTTTTTGGGATGCTAACACCGGTAAATTAATCCAAGCCAGGACTTTATTAGATGTTGATGTGAATGTACCACAACCTGACTTGAC includes:
- the NTO1 gene encoding Nto1p (CAGL0K05269g~Ortholog(s) have methylated histone binding activity, role in histone acetylation and NuA3a histone acetyltransferase complex, NuA3b histone acetyltransferase complex, cytoplasm localization) is translated as MSRASNDVGPKLREEKHFNDFYPDLDANDLIPILVSQETDQSQSVDSQDEIIRKQHYKQLIFNGSITVEPITITKQATDVQQIPYPVNDFATFIDAKRYSKKSVGNTLISKFYSQDHIQGKTKRRQQRIINAHDSDKIYKDKFMTHSNQIKRDKAIQSHFEALSPNLSGFIPQYDMDEQDALYLEFLNQSLGEKYITAEVFEIIITILELEWYHLDKHIPPKITDTNDSQLNSIQHHANKVRYELYGSDDGTGLTSDQACAVCDGTVSTTTNMIVFCDGCDIAVHQECYGIVFIPEGQWLCRRCFISRNKQVNCVTCPSTTGAFKQTHTGSWAHVLCALWIPELVFANLHYMEPIEGVENINKSRWKLVCYICKLRVGACIQCSNKNCFAAYHVTCAKRAGLCLDTHDTSIAEMASKHYQMHHHVTSYCDKHSPPGWPSCAEGIMKTRRYFANRDAISEVSKEKQLITKGVNSEDKNSAHWKTNKGTPIAPMYFTHIIQKVLVMFDISNEIPLSILLCKYWAMKRELRKGAPLVRVHTNLSYNSQNESYLNDRIQFIDSLLGDLQSLGNISRLIKERVNATKSFRATNKKINEVFTSPKEYFFRRNVLSKFLHFNAFTSLLALLDKHTIVDHSVNALRNSTSATFIENVEAFVNFASTKLDETRLTSDYIHRISNYAKELSAQFDKVDYEREINMDFEVNKEHDKLSVSERLWKGPILQQEEGLSDVEELTPSESRIVNNLPIEKEKPTKVKRRKKWKKSY